Proteins from a single region of Scylla paramamosain isolate STU-SP2022 unplaced genomic scaffold, ASM3559412v1 Contig153, whole genome shotgun sequence:
- the LOC135099593 gene encoding protein starmaker-like: MGPVEMQAKEKRQDTEEHDTQAKKRQNTEDHDTQAKKRQNTEDHDTQAKEKRQDTEDQDTQAKKRQNTEDHDTQAKKRQNTEDHDTQAKEKRQNTEEHDTQAKKRQNTEDHDTQAKEKRQETEEHDTQAKKRQNTEDHDTQAKEKRQDTEDQDTQAKKRQNTEDHDTQAL, encoded by the exons ATGGGACCAGTTGAGATGCAG GCtaaggagaagaggcaggacacGGAGGAGCATGACACGCAGGCTAAGAAGAGGCAGAACACGGAGGACCATGACACCCAGGCTAAGAAGAGGCAGAACACGGAGGACCATGACACCCAGGCtaaggagaagaggcaggacacGGAGGACCAGGACACGCAGGCTAAGAAGAGGCAGAACACGGAGGACCATGACACGCAGGCTAAGAAGAGGCAGAACACGGAGGACCATGACACCCAGGCTAAGGAGAAGAGGCAGAACACGGAGGAGCATGACACGCAGGCTAAGAAGAGGCAGAACACGGAGGACCATGACACCCAGGCtaaggagaagaggcaggagACGGAGGAGCATGACACGCAGGCTAAGAAGAGGCAGAACACGGAGGACCATGACACCCAGGCtaaggagaagaggcaggacacGGAGGACCAGGACACGCAGGCTAAGAAGAGGCAGAACACGGAGGACCATGACACGCAGGCTCTGTGA